One region of Thermus neutrinimicus genomic DNA includes:
- a CDS encoding DUF2267 domain-containing protein, translating into MSATGLEVFDTTIHKTHSWLKEIMETLGIEDRHRAYMALRAVLHALRDRLTVEETAQLAAELPMLIRGLFYEGWDPTGKPLKERHKEAFLAHVARELKTPSGPALDPEATTRAVFKVLSQKVSQGEIRDVLNLLPKEIRELWPQA; encoded by the coding sequence ATGAGCGCCACCGGCCTCGAGGTCTTCGACACCACCATCCACAAGACCCACAGCTGGCTAAAGGAGATCATGGAAACCCTGGGCATAGAGGACCGCCACCGGGCGTACATGGCCCTGCGGGCCGTGCTCCACGCCTTAAGGGACCGCCTCACCGTGGAGGAAACCGCTCAGCTGGCCGCCGAGCTTCCCATGCTGATCCGGGGCCTTTTCTACGAGGGTTGGGACCCCACGGGCAAGCCCCTTAAGGAGCGGCACAAGGAGGCCTTCCTGGCCCACGTGGCCCGGGAGCTTAAAACGCCCTCAGGACCCGCCCTGGACCCCGAGGCCACCACCCGGGCGGTGTTCAAGGTGCTTTCCCAAAAAGTCTCCCAAGGGGAGATCCGGGATGTGCTGAACCTGCTTCCCAAGGAGATCCGCGAGCTTTGGCCCCAGGCCTGA
- a CDS encoding HD domain-containing protein, with protein MTGERIVHVASPKAKLYAEADQSIRERLKDFPKALKAYELLVQDPEARSGWNMANYITMRKLGYNDHGRVHALLTGAASVAILALLAEAGVRLDTVESGAGELEDAYVVVLLSTMLHDLGNQVHRDHHEAFGVFLALPILNRILEKIYPDPEQRTALRALILHGIYSHDLSPEPLTIEAGITAVADGTDITKGRGRKAFALGSIDIHSISALAVDEVRILKGERVPVEIQVTMNNSAGIFQVEETLTKKVLRSPLRPYVSVVAMTEGNGDQDQRIVHRVRLHESEDRFVLD; from the coding sequence ATGACGGGAGAGCGCATTGTCCACGTGGCCAGCCCCAAGGCCAAGCTGTACGCCGAGGCTGACCAGTCCATTCGCGAGCGCCTAAAGGACTTTCCCAAGGCCCTTAAAGCCTACGAGCTCCTCGTGCAGGACCCGGAGGCCCGCTCCGGGTGGAACATGGCCAACTACATCACCATGCGCAAGCTGGGTTACAACGACCACGGCCGGGTCCACGCCCTCCTCACGGGGGCGGCCAGCGTGGCCATCCTGGCCCTCCTGGCCGAGGCAGGGGTGCGCCTGGACACGGTGGAGTCTGGGGCAGGGGAGCTGGAGGACGCCTACGTGGTGGTCCTCCTTTCCACCATGCTCCACGACCTGGGCAACCAGGTGCACCGGGACCACCACGAGGCCTTTGGCGTCTTTTTGGCCCTCCCCATCCTGAACCGCATCCTGGAGAAGATCTACCCCGATCCCGAGCAACGCACCGCCCTTAGGGCCCTGATCCTCCACGGCATCTACAGCCACGACCTTTCCCCCGAGCCTTTAACCATCGAGGCGGGGATCACCGCCGTGGCCGACGGCACCGACATCACCAAGGGCCGGGGGCGGAAAGCCTTTGCCCTGGGGAGCATCGACATCCATTCCATCAGCGCCCTGGCGGTGGACGAGGTGCGCATCCTGAAGGGGGAGAGGGTGCCCGTGGAGATCCAGGTGACCATGAACAACTCCGCGGGCATCTTCCAGGTGGAGGAAACCCTTACCAAGAAGGTGCTCCGTAGCCCCTTGAGGCCCTACGTGAGCGTGGTGGCCATGACCGAGGGGAACGGGGATCAGGACCAGCGCATTGTCCACCGGGTCCGGCTCCATGAGAGCGAGGACCGCTTTGTGCTGGACTGA
- a CDS encoding AMP-binding enzyme, whose protein sequence is VVDEEGQEVPLGEVGELIVKGPNIMKGYWNRPEETQRALKDGWLYTGDMARMDQDGYFYIVDRKKDMIIAGGYNIYPREVEEVLYQHEAVQEAAVVGVPDPYRGETVAAFIVLKEAYRGKVTEKDIETFCRQNLAAYKVPRLIEFRESLPKTSVGKVLKRELTRGISAKR, encoded by the coding sequence GGTGGTGGACGAGGAGGGCCAGGAGGTCCCCCTGGGGGAGGTGGGGGAGCTCATCGTCAAAGGCCCCAACATCATGAAGGGCTACTGGAACCGCCCCGAGGAAACCCAAAGGGCCCTCAAGGACGGCTGGCTCTACACCGGCGACATGGCCCGCATGGACCAAGACGGCTACTTCTACATCGTGGACCGCAAAAAGGACATGATCATCGCCGGCGGCTACAACATCTACCCCCGCGAGGTGGAAGAGGTCCTCTACCAGCACGAAGCCGTCCAGGAAGCCGCCGTGGTGGGCGTACCCGACCCCTACCGCGGGGAAACCGTGGCCGCCTTCATCGTCCTCAAGGAAGCCTACAGGGGCAAGGTCACGGAAAAGGACATAGAGACCTTCTGCCGGCAAAACCTCGCCGCCTACAAGGTGCCCCGCCTCATAGAGTTCCGGGAGAGCCTGCCCAAAACCAGCGTGGGGAAGGTCCTCAAGCGGGAGCTGACCCGAGGGATCTCGGCCAAGCGCTAG